Proteins encoded by one window of Geobacter sp. DSM 9736:
- a CDS encoding kelch repeat-containing protein: MAGCVRFVNRLHSCWFLVAILFLLFIPYPPPEASADGFSSAAPMGAARSYHTATILGTGNILICGGLGTGYLSSTELYDPVRNVFRPSPPLSTPRYYHSATLLPNGKVLIAGGSVNASEYFRSTELYDPSTNTISAAAEMADPRNAHTATLLSDGRVLIAGGYTGTATLSRAELYDPGTNSFSRTAGDMGSQRNAHTATLLPGGKILIAGGYVGSSAHRSTEVYDPATNTFTNLNQMNTARFYHTATLLPNGKVLIAGGANDTAVLSSAELFDPVTGTFTAVGSMSFARQFHSAVLLPNGKVLIAGGRYGNTFLNSAEIFDPDTNLFTNVPGMLAPRHAHTAALMANGKVMIAGGSNMTGAVRSTEVYNAATGSFSPLSAMTDPRTGHVSVLLPNGMILTAGGDGGSGAVNTAETFDPSTGSSTSTGIMGARRKALTATLLASGQILIAGGNDGSSSLSSAELYDPAARTFTHASAMHTPRQNHTATLLPDGKVLLAGGLNNGAPLREAELYDPATNSFAPAPSINTERHSHSAVLLPSGKVLISGGTNSSPLRSSELFDPATATFSPTGNMLDIRSEHSALLLPDGKVLVTGGTNGVAALSSAELYDPDTGFFSATGSLAAARHSHTSTLLNNGEVIVSGGINAGASVSSAETYSSVTNNFSPAPSMTSPRSSHTAVPLLDGRVYVAGGRSAAPLASAEVYDPGLGVSETRRPVISTVEPVPFKPNQLVISGTGFTGTTESSGGSTNNSSSDFPIFQLQRVEGGLTSIVTSDSTAPWSYNLFASAPFPPLQMGHYRASIRNSSIPSKEKIILLAPAVSAAPGSHDFSTVHVNHQSAPQPFTISNTGSADLSITTMQITGPDAAMFSATPEPGCRLSGIWGVEEACDVAVTFAPTSEGIKQATMSITSNDPETPVITLYFSGSGAIATYTLTAGSDGTGSGTFSLSTGESCSGPCSNSYAEGTSITITANPDQTSLFTGWTGCDSTVGSECTMTVNSARSIIATFVHAFPLNVTLSGGASGTVNLSTGATCSGNCNILIGDGALVTLTPLPGTSSFFSGWEGCDTVTGNLCTVNMSAARNIIATFGAVYPLTVSLSGTGTGYVNLSTGQTCSGTCSYPFNSGSTITLAASPEAGSTFNGWSGCDYINGSSCTVTIAATRQVTAIFSPTFPLALEVSGEGRGTVNFSTGQSCSSTCSHNFGSGSVVVLTAAPESSFSFGGWTGCDTVVGNACTVAISAARNVTATFTSSPLSLNLNFNGSGTGTVTFSTGEICTGTCSHPFGPGTEISLTPAPGSDSIFSGWSGCDSVGGNVCTVTINRVRQVTATFYRAYNLSLSVLGPGIVLLPTGGICSGTCNQTVIAGTTTTFTALPESSAVTEWNGCDSQTDNTCTVTINSQKSVSAGFGYLVKLGERVFTTIQSAYNDAGDGDRVLIRNREFPEILTCSRAITVTISGGYDREFSSIAGQTSVLSPLIIGKGSVVIENVVIR, from the coding sequence ATGGCCGGATGTGTGCGGTTCGTAAACCGGTTGCACAGCTGCTGGTTTCTCGTGGCAATACTTTTTCTGCTGTTCATACCCTATCCGCCTCCAGAAGCATCTGCTGACGGGTTTTCATCGGCGGCCCCAATGGGAGCGGCTCGCTCCTACCATACGGCAACCATCCTGGGTACAGGCAATATCCTCATCTGCGGAGGCCTGGGCACAGGATACCTGAGTTCCACCGAGCTTTATGACCCGGTACGTAATGTCTTTCGCCCCTCCCCCCCGCTTTCCACTCCCCGCTACTACCATTCCGCTACCCTTCTCCCCAACGGTAAGGTTCTCATAGCAGGAGGGAGCGTCAACGCCTCTGAGTATTTCAGAAGCACGGAACTGTATGATCCCTCTACCAATACCATCTCTGCTGCAGCCGAAATGGCTGACCCCCGCAACGCTCATACGGCGACGCTTCTTTCAGACGGCAGAGTCCTTATCGCCGGAGGGTATACAGGGACCGCAACCTTAAGCCGCGCCGAGCTGTACGATCCAGGAACTAATTCGTTCTCCCGCACAGCCGGCGACATGGGCTCACAACGCAACGCCCATACCGCCACACTCTTGCCCGGAGGAAAAATCCTCATAGCCGGAGGATACGTCGGCTCCTCCGCTCACCGTTCGACGGAAGTTTACGACCCGGCAACAAACACCTTCACTAACCTCAATCAGATGAACACTGCTCGCTTCTATCACACCGCGACACTGCTTCCAAACGGTAAAGTCCTTATTGCGGGTGGAGCCAACGATACGGCAGTACTCAGCAGTGCAGAGCTTTTCGATCCCGTCACGGGGACCTTCACAGCCGTGGGGAGTATGTCTTTTGCCCGTCAGTTTCACTCAGCCGTACTTCTCCCAAACGGAAAAGTCCTTATCGCTGGAGGTCGCTACGGCAACACCTTCTTGAACAGCGCCGAGATTTTCGATCCCGATACGAATCTGTTTACTAACGTACCGGGAATGCTGGCCCCTCGGCACGCGCACACAGCCGCACTAATGGCTAACGGAAAGGTCATGATCGCCGGAGGAAGCAATATGACCGGAGCCGTACGCAGTACGGAGGTCTATAATGCAGCCACCGGCTCGTTCTCGCCGCTTTCCGCCATGACAGATCCGCGCACAGGTCACGTCTCCGTGCTCCTTCCAAACGGAATGATCCTTACAGCAGGCGGCGATGGCGGCTCAGGGGCAGTCAACACAGCGGAGACATTCGATCCCTCCACCGGCAGCTCAACGAGCACGGGTATCATGGGGGCACGACGAAAAGCACTCACTGCAACGCTTCTGGCTTCCGGTCAGATTCTGATTGCTGGCGGCAATGACGGATCGAGCAGTCTTTCTTCTGCTGAGCTCTACGATCCCGCAGCCCGCACCTTCACCCACGCATCCGCCATGCATACGCCACGGCAGAACCATACAGCGACGCTGCTTCCCGACGGGAAGGTCCTATTAGCAGGAGGATTAAATAACGGAGCCCCCTTGCGCGAAGCCGAACTTTATGATCCGGCCACCAATTCATTCGCCCCTGCCCCCAGCATCAACACAGAGCGTCATTCCCATTCCGCCGTCCTTCTCCCTTCCGGAAAGGTCCTGATTTCAGGAGGAACAAATTCATCCCCTCTTAGATCGAGTGAACTGTTTGATCCGGCAACGGCAACCTTTTCTCCCACGGGGAACATGCTCGACATACGCTCTGAACATAGCGCACTCCTGCTTCCCGACGGAAAGGTGCTTGTAACAGGCGGTACGAATGGTGTTGCAGCACTCTCCTCAGCCGAGCTGTACGATCCTGATACCGGCTTCTTCAGCGCCACTGGCTCTCTTGCCGCTGCCCGGCATTCTCATACATCCACCCTGCTCAACAATGGAGAAGTTATTGTCAGCGGTGGCATAAACGCAGGAGCGTCAGTCAGTTCCGCAGAGACATACAGTTCTGTGACAAATAACTTTTCCCCAGCTCCTTCCATGACCTCTCCCAGAAGTTCTCACACTGCTGTTCCGTTGCTGGATGGGAGAGTCTACGTCGCCGGCGGCCGAAGTGCGGCCCCTCTTGCGTCGGCGGAAGTGTACGATCCCGGGCTCGGGGTGTCCGAGACCCGCCGGCCTGTCATTTCGACAGTCGAACCGGTGCCGTTTAAACCTAACCAGCTGGTTATTTCCGGGACAGGATTCACGGGAACCACTGAAAGTTCGGGAGGTTCGACCAACAACTCCTCCTCCGATTTTCCGATCTTTCAGTTGCAGCGAGTAGAAGGGGGTCTGACCAGCATTGTAACTTCCGACTCAACGGCCCCTTGGAGCTATAACTTGTTTGCTTCGGCACCCTTCCCCCCCCTTCAGATGGGACACTATCGGGCAAGCATACGTAACAGCAGTATCCCGTCGAAAGAAAAAATCATTCTACTTGCTCCCGCCGTCTCCGCTGCCCCGGGTTCACACGATTTTTCCACCGTCCATGTGAATCATCAGAGCGCGCCACAGCCTTTCACCATCTCCAACACAGGTTCCGCCGACCTCAGCATCACCACGATGCAGATCACTGGTCCTGATGCCGCCATGTTTTCCGCTACCCCAGAACCGGGTTGCAGGCTCTCCGGCATCTGGGGAGTGGAGGAAGCCTGCGACGTAGCAGTCACCTTCGCACCAACATCGGAAGGAATAAAACAGGCGACTATGAGCATAACCTCCAATGATCCCGAAACGCCTGTCATCACACTCTATTTCTCCGGAAGCGGAGCGATTGCTACCTACACCCTTACTGCAGGCTCCGACGGGACAGGAAGCGGAACTTTCAGCCTTTCCACAGGGGAAAGCTGCTCGGGACCCTGCAGTAATTCATATGCCGAAGGCACATCGATAACGATCACCGCCAATCCGGACCAAACATCTTTATTCACCGGCTGGACCGGCTGTGATTCGACTGTCGGCTCCGAATGTACGATGACCGTGAATTCAGCCAGAAGCATCATAGCCACTTTCGTCCATGCTTTTCCTCTCAATGTGACACTCAGCGGGGGCGCAAGCGGCACGGTAAATCTCTCTACGGGAGCAACCTGCAGCGGAAACTGCAATATTCTGATCGGCGATGGAGCGCTTGTTACCCTCACCCCCCTCCCCGGTACATCCTCATTCTTTTCCGGCTGGGAGGGATGTGACACGGTCACGGGCAACTTATGCACCGTTAACATGTCAGCCGCTCGAAATATAATCGCCACCTTTGGAGCGGTCTACCCTCTGACAGTTTCTCTTTCCGGCACAGGAACAGGCTACGTCAACTTGTCGACCGGCCAGACCTGCTCCGGCACCTGCAGTTACCCCTTCAACAGTGGAAGTACCATTACTCTCGCAGCAAGTCCCGAGGCCGGATCGACATTCAATGGGTGGAGTGGCTGCGATTACATAAACGGCTCCTCATGCACCGTAACGATTGCTGCTACAAGACAGGTGACTGCAATCTTTTCCCCTACCTTTCCCCTTGCACTCGAAGTATCGGGAGAAGGACGCGGCACCGTCAACTTCTCCACAGGTCAAAGCTGTTCGAGTACCTGCAGCCACAATTTCGGCAGCGGATCGGTAGTTGTACTTACCGCAGCACCGGAGTCCTCCTTCAGCTTCGGGGGCTGGACAGGCTGTGATACCGTGGTGGGCAACGCATGCACGGTAGCGATATCGGCAGCGCGCAATGTCACCGCCACCTTCACCTCCTCGCCTCTCTCGCTGAATCTGAATTTCAACGGCTCCGGCACGGGTACTGTGACTTTCTCAACCGGAGAGATTTGTACCGGTACATGCAGCCATCCCTTTGGCCCAGGAACAGAAATAAGCCTTACCCCGGCCCCAGGTAGCGATTCGATCTTCAGCGGCTGGTCAGGTTGTGATTCCGTTGGGGGAAATGTCTGCACAGTCACCATAAACCGCGTCCGGCAAGTTACGGCAACGTTCTACAGGGCGTACAACCTCTCATTATCAGTGCTTGGCCCCGGGATAGTGCTGCTTCCCACTGGAGGAATCTGTTCCGGCACCTGCAATCAGACAGTCATCGCCGGTACAACCACCACGTTCACAGCTTTACCGGAAAGTAGTGCCGTCACCGAATGGAACGGGTGCGATTCGCAGACAGATAACACCTGCACCGTTACCATTAACAGCCAAAAAAGCGTAAGTGCCGGTTTCGGTTACCTCGTTAAACTGGGCGAGCGTGTTTTTACCACCATCCAATCAGCATATAACGATGCAGGGGATGGTGACCGGGTACTCATACGCAACAGGGAGTTCCCGGAAATTCTCACCTGCAGCCGGGCGATCACCGTCACCATCTCAGGTGGCTATGACAGGGAGTTCAGCAGCATTGCCGGTCAAACTTCTGTCCTCTCACCTCTGATAATAGGGAAAGGTAGCGTGGTAATAGAAAACGTGGTGATTCGTTAG
- the rlmB gene encoding 23S rRNA (guanosine(2251)-2'-O)-methyltransferase RlmB, translated as MKDEFVYGINPVMEALRGKRRAFELFIVAHEKERRVEKLVALAAERGVPVRRRERDDLVRLCGTPHHQGVALRMEAFAYTDLEEIVTIWRKSSEPGLLLVLDSIQDPHNLGALVRSAACAGAHGVVIPRDRAAGVTATVEKASAGAVETIPVAQVTNLVQALQRLKDEGFWIYGTSDEASDSIYSQRMTGNIAIVIGSEGEGVRPLVRKSCDAMVSIPLKGGVNSLNASVAGGIVLFEIVRQRMQVSGAS; from the coding sequence ATGAAAGATGAGTTCGTTTACGGCATTAATCCTGTCATGGAGGCCCTCCGCGGAAAACGGAGGGCCTTCGAGCTTTTTATAGTTGCTCACGAAAAGGAACGGCGGGTTGAAAAACTAGTGGCACTGGCTGCGGAAAGGGGAGTTCCTGTCCGGAGACGCGAACGGGACGATCTCGTCAGGCTCTGTGGAACACCACATCATCAGGGTGTTGCCCTAAGGATGGAGGCTTTCGCCTACACAGATCTGGAGGAGATTGTCACCATCTGGCGGAAAAGTAGTGAGCCGGGCCTTCTGCTTGTACTCGACAGCATCCAGGACCCGCACAACCTTGGTGCCCTCGTAAGAAGTGCCGCTTGTGCGGGCGCACACGGTGTTGTCATTCCCCGGGACCGGGCTGCCGGCGTAACCGCCACGGTTGAAAAGGCATCTGCCGGAGCCGTAGAGACTATACCGGTGGCCCAGGTTACTAATCTGGTTCAGGCACTGCAGCGACTTAAAGATGAGGGTTTCTGGATCTATGGGACTTCCGACGAGGCATCCGATTCAATCTATAGCCAGAGAATGACAGGGAATATAGCGATTGTCATCGGTAGCGAAGGGGAAGGAGTGCGGCCATTGGTGCGCAAATCGTGCGACGCGATGGTGAGTATACCGCTCAAGGGTGGAGTAAACTCCCTCAACGCCTCTGTTGCCGGAGGGATCGTGCTTTTTGAAATCGTCCGCCAGCGGATGCAGGTTTCCGGGGCAAGTTAG
- the pyrF gene encoding orotidine-5'-phosphate decarboxylase: MTRDEALKKIIFALDVDRYEEIEKWASLLSGHVGMFKVGKQLFTASGPAAVRTILDRGIEVFLDLKYHDIPNTVAMAAIEAARLGVTLFNLHALGGYEMMARTREELDKASQSRSTRVLAVTILTSSTEQTLQEVGIERPLQEMVVRLARLAQKAGIDGVVASPQEVGAIREECGTDFLIVTPGVRPVFAGVDDQKRIMTPGEAVKAGADYLVIGRPISAASDPLSACAAIVDEVAAVGA, encoded by the coding sequence ATGACCCGTGATGAAGCTCTGAAAAAAATCATATTTGCTCTTGATGTAGATCGTTATGAAGAGATAGAGAAGTGGGCGTCTCTGCTCTCCGGGCACGTTGGGATGTTCAAGGTTGGAAAGCAGCTTTTTACTGCAAGCGGACCCGCCGCCGTCAGGACAATTCTCGACCGGGGGATCGAGGTCTTTCTCGATCTTAAGTATCACGATATTCCAAACACTGTAGCCATGGCCGCCATAGAGGCCGCCCGGCTGGGGGTAACGCTGTTCAACCTGCACGCTCTCGGCGGTTACGAGATGATGGCGCGCACGCGGGAAGAGCTGGACAAAGCTTCACAATCGCGCAGCACACGAGTGCTGGCAGTGACAATTCTGACCTCTTCAACGGAGCAGACTCTGCAGGAGGTAGGTATCGAGAGGCCGCTGCAGGAAATGGTCGTAAGGCTTGCTCGCTTAGCCCAAAAAGCCGGAATTGATGGCGTTGTCGCGTCTCCCCAGGAGGTCGGAGCCATTCGGGAGGAGTGCGGCACCGATTTTCTTATTGTGACTCCGGGAGTTCGACCTGTCTTTGCCGGTGTGGACGATCAGAAGCGGATCATGACCCCTGGTGAAGCAGTGAAGGCCGGCGCAGACTACCTTGTAATAGGGAGACCGATCAGCGCTGCTTCCGATCCGCTGAGTGCATGTGCTGCCATTGTCGACGAAGTTGCAGCTGTTGGAGCTTGA
- a CDS encoding proline--tRNA ligase codes for MRYSQYFIPTVKETPADAEVISHQLMLRAGMIRKLAAGIYNYLPLGLRSIRKVENIIREEMNRAGAIELLMPTVQPAELWQESGRWEQYGKELLRFKDRKDAEFCLGPTHEEVITDLVRREVKSYRQMPLNLYQIQGKFRDEIRPRFGLMRGREFIMKDAYSFDVDEAGADNAYEKMYKAYRRIFERCGLKFRAVEADTGSIGGTSSHEFMVLAESGEDAIVSCSACEYAANVEKAEARQVECVVSAENGPLEKVLTPDRRSIEEVSSFLGVQSSALLKTLVLLADGEQVVALLRGDHDLNEIKLRNALGCDHVEMASDEQVESITGAPVGFAGPVGLSVKIIADVAVRGMNNFVTGANAKDLHYKNVRFDRDFTPTMWADIRNVVQGDPCPRCSGGSLEMWRGIEVGHVFKLGMKYSKALKATFLDAEGKEQTIFMGCYGIGVSRTVAACIEQNHDDNGIIFPLPIAPFHCIVSALDPKKDEVRIAAESLYEQLSAAGVEVLLDDRDERPGVKFKDADLIGIPLRLVVGSKNLAEGKVELKDRKTGEVRLLPMNDAVETVVATVKQALSS; via the coding sequence ATGCGATATTCCCAGTATTTCATTCCGACGGTCAAGGAGACCCCTGCGGATGCGGAAGTGATCTCTCACCAGCTCATGCTGCGCGCAGGCATGATCCGCAAGCTCGCTGCCGGAATTTACAACTACCTTCCCCTGGGGCTCCGATCCATCAGGAAGGTAGAGAATATAATCCGAGAGGAGATGAACAGGGCGGGAGCAATCGAGCTTCTCATGCCGACGGTACAACCGGCCGAGCTGTGGCAGGAATCGGGGCGCTGGGAGCAGTATGGCAAGGAGTTGCTGCGATTCAAAGATCGCAAGGATGCCGAATTTTGCCTTGGACCGACCCACGAGGAGGTCATCACCGACCTGGTTCGCCGGGAAGTTAAAAGCTACCGTCAGATGCCCCTGAACCTTTACCAGATACAGGGAAAGTTCCGTGACGAGATAAGGCCCCGATTCGGGCTGATGCGGGGGCGAGAGTTCATCATGAAGGATGCTTATTCCTTTGATGTGGATGAAGCTGGCGCCGACAACGCTTACGAAAAGATGTATAAAGCCTACCGTCGCATATTCGAGCGGTGCGGTCTTAAATTCCGGGCGGTTGAAGCGGATACGGGCTCCATAGGCGGGACTTCATCGCACGAATTCATGGTGCTTGCCGAATCGGGGGAGGATGCCATAGTATCATGCTCCGCCTGTGAATATGCCGCCAACGTTGAAAAGGCAGAGGCGCGTCAGGTGGAGTGTGTCGTCAGCGCTGAAAATGGTCCACTTGAAAAGGTCCTCACTCCGGACAGGCGCAGCATCGAAGAAGTGTCGAGTTTTCTCGGGGTGCAGAGTTCGGCCTTACTGAAGACTCTTGTTCTACTGGCGGATGGTGAGCAGGTGGTTGCGCTTCTGCGGGGGGACCACGATCTGAATGAGATCAAGCTGAGGAATGCCCTCGGATGCGATCATGTGGAGATGGCTTCCGACGAACAGGTTGAAAGTATTACGGGGGCTCCGGTGGGGTTTGCCGGGCCTGTCGGTCTTTCAGTGAAAATCATCGCCGATGTTGCCGTCCGCGGCATGAATAACTTTGTGACCGGTGCCAATGCCAAGGACCTCCATTATAAAAATGTCAGGTTTGACAGGGATTTCACTCCCACCATGTGGGCCGATATCCGCAACGTAGTGCAGGGAGATCCATGCCCACGGTGCAGCGGCGGCAGCCTGGAAATGTGGCGCGGAATTGAGGTCGGTCACGTCTTCAAGTTAGGCATGAAGTACTCAAAGGCTCTCAAGGCGACTTTTCTTGATGCAGAGGGTAAAGAACAGACGATCTTTATGGGGTGCTACGGCATCGGCGTCAGCCGGACCGTGGCTGCATGCATCGAACAGAACCATGATGACAACGGGATTATCTTCCCTCTTCCGATTGCACCCTTTCACTGCATCGTATCGGCTCTCGATCCGAAGAAGGATGAGGTGCGTATCGCTGCGGAGTCGTTGTATGAGCAACTTTCGGCTGCAGGAGTCGAAGTGCTTCTCGATGACCGTGATGAGCGACCCGGAGTCAAATTTAAGGATGCCGACCTTATAGGCATACCGCTCCGCCTGGTGGTGGGGAGCAAGAATCTGGCAGAAGGAAAAGTTGAGCTCAAAGACCGCAAAACCGGAGAGGTTCGGCTCCTGCCGATGAACGATGCGGTAGAGACTGTTGTAGCTACGGTAAAACAGGCGCTTTCGTCCTGA
- the ispG gene encoding flavodoxin-dependent (E)-4-hydroxy-3-methylbut-2-enyl-diphosphate synthase codes for MKKPTRQIAIGAVKIGGGAPCSVQSMCNTDTRAVAATLAQINDLSTAGCEIVRCAVPDMEAAEALGVIKRQSPIPVVADIHFDYRLALRVLDEGVDGLRLNPGNIGERWKVAEVVQAARDRCIPIRIGVNAGSLEKELLEKYGHPTAEAMVESALGHVRILEDLGYDQIKISLKASDVVRTVDAYRLLAQAVDYPLHIGITEAGTTFSGTIKSAVGLGILLAEGIGDTLRVSLTGDPVDEVRVGYEILKSLGLRQHGVNLVSCPTCGRCQVDLISVAEEVERRLREVKAPLTIAVMGCVVNGPGEAREADVGIAGGKGEGLLFRQGEVVRKVPEKELADALVAEVEQMMRKL; via the coding sequence ATGAAAAAACCGACCCGACAGATAGCCATTGGTGCAGTTAAGATCGGTGGCGGCGCTCCCTGCAGCGTCCAGTCGATGTGCAACACCGACACTCGTGCTGTAGCCGCAACCCTTGCCCAGATAAACGATCTCTCGACTGCGGGGTGTGAGATCGTGAGATGCGCAGTCCCAGACATGGAAGCGGCGGAGGCTCTTGGTGTCATCAAGCGGCAGAGTCCCATTCCCGTAGTGGCCGATATTCATTTCGACTACCGTCTCGCCCTCAGGGTGCTCGATGAGGGTGTCGACGGTCTGCGCCTCAATCCCGGCAACATCGGTGAGAGATGGAAGGTTGCGGAAGTCGTACAGGCGGCTCGTGACCGATGTATCCCGATTCGTATAGGCGTGAACGCAGGTTCTCTGGAAAAAGAGCTTCTTGAGAAATACGGACATCCGACGGCCGAGGCAATGGTGGAGTCGGCGCTGGGGCACGTCCGCATTCTTGAGGATCTCGGCTACGACCAGATCAAGATTTCGCTCAAGGCTTCCGACGTTGTGAGGACTGTCGATGCATATCGGCTTCTCGCACAGGCGGTGGACTATCCGCTCCATATAGGCATTACAGAAGCGGGGACCACTTTTTCGGGTACGATCAAATCAGCGGTCGGACTTGGGATTCTGCTGGCTGAGGGGATAGGGGATACCCTCCGTGTGTCCCTCACCGGCGATCCCGTAGACGAAGTGCGGGTAGGTTATGAGATTCTCAAGAGCCTCGGGCTTCGCCAGCATGGTGTAAACCTGGTTTCCTGTCCCACATGCGGCCGTTGCCAGGTAGATCTTATCAGTGTGGCTGAAGAGGTTGAGCGGCGATTGCGCGAGGTAAAAGCCCCATTGACGATAGCCGTGATGGGCTGCGTGGTCAACGGTCCGGGGGAAGCCCGTGAGGCTGACGTCGGGATAGCCGGCGGCAAGGGAGAGGGGCTTCTGTTCAGGCAGGGTGAGGTTGTTCGCAAGGTGCCGGAGAAGGAACTTGCGGATGCTCTTGTTGCTGAGGTCGAGCAGATGATGCGGAAGCTGTAG